One genomic window of Penaeus chinensis breed Huanghai No. 1 chromosome 35, ASM1920278v2, whole genome shotgun sequence includes the following:
- the LOC125044485 gene encoding uncharacterized protein LOC125044485, translating into MRQQKTKRPSNETALRHPPSTSVIYRSSTSNAAPSPDPHQHFPRTKVKDEVSSSNWPNIRTETCSSHNEVHKGASETPTPTPPNPAKEKQADGITQQIELSVKERTLVNYMHRFIYKTQLRSLSHGEHDYQVAPDPAVRKYLKQYSLRQGILSDIQEGTPREQGSSAWRHVPCMVEAFNCLGGHMRFRNKNHLSMHEMNDFATVPMVLMIPTTVMTPPIPLPTPTPVTAAEEVILFARAAAAVAGEGGKPKSIHRCPRGSARPVPAEGSLGPGEDPERTGLPRRPFPAPSASTPSSCPFGGRCHSSPTHSLTPTTPPGYSATVLSPPPPPPPPPQQHVLTKLAGP; encoded by the exons atgagacaacaaaaaacaaagaggcCAAGCAACGAAACCGCCCTTCGACACCCACCATCTACCTCCGTCATCTACCGCAGCTCTACCTCCAACGCCGCACCCTCGCCCGACCCGCACCAAC ACTTCCCAAGGACCAAAGTGAAGGATGAAGTCTCCTCCTCCAATTGGCCAAATATAAGAACAGAAACATGTAGTTCACATAATGAAGTTCACAAGGGAGCCTCCGagacccccacccctaccccccctaaccCCGCGAAGGAGAAGCAGGCGGATGGCATTACACAACAAATCGAGCTAAGCGTCAAGGAGCGGACActg GTCAATTACATGCACAGATTCATctacaaaa CCCAATTAAGGAGCCTGTCGCACGGTGAGCACGACTATCAAGTAGCTCCGGACC CAGCAGTAAGGAAATACTTAAAACAATACTCGTTGCGACAGGGCATCTTAAGCGACATTCAAGAAGGAACTCCACGCGAGCAAGGCAGCAGTGCATGGCGTCATGTTCCCTGCATGGTAGAAGCTTTTAACTGCCTCGGAGGACACATGC GATTTCGCAACAAAAACCATTTAAGTATGCATGAAATGAATGACTTTGCAACCGTCCCCATGGTGCTGATGATACCAACAACGGTAATGACGCCTCCAATACCATTACCAACACCAACCCCTGTGACAGCTGCAGAGGAGGTGATCCTGTTTGCAAGAGCAGCAGCGGCCGTtgcaggagaggggggaaaac CGAAGTCAATTCACCGGTGCCCGAGGGGGAGCGCGAGGCCAGTTCCTGCCGAAGGAAGCCTGGGACCGGGCGAGGACCCCGAGAGGACCGGCCTACCCCGGCGTCCTTTCCCCGCACCTTCGGCCAGCACGCCCTCCAGCTGCCCATTCGGAGGGAGGTGTCACTCGTCGCCCACACATTCCCTCACTCCCACAACGCCCCCCGGATACAGCGCCACAGTcctgtcgccgccgccgcctccgccgccgccgccacaacAGCATGTCCTGACAAAGCTGGCAGGACCTTAG